From a region of the Odoribacter splanchnicus DSM 20712 genome:
- a CDS encoding 6-bladed beta-propeller has translation MRYFEMKGIFRFLSGIMGITWLLWGGCRPTIKEHDQSLSDITIIDLDSLEEADLLLSHHRVDSLRKFAFQGHVMTVADGWPDSLRVIKLETSADCLLGAIKKIRFVDSLIFISDYNDHLYVFDSSGSFRNSIGELGRAPNQVVALSSFYVDRKRKVVGVYDGYSDCIHRYAFDGIKQDKISCRNEVNGYILDVNQIDDNEILLTLSSGVGDLYNYAVVSAKDYKLKEYILPYNLRYLENSSRGELSCLAQPNGQLWLTALLSDTIYEYKAGKMLSRFVVKSDCMSLNDRVFESHKEWISPAHASAFLRDNGYSQGLMAIWATDQYLQFDLSYKDAGYSVYYDYLNHKGYKSKQYSRGNVLMPGRFLTTTSDAFVSYVTAYDFIHQPEGCIDVDRPLWRDLRERTMEDDNPILLLYYIRK, from the coding sequence ATGAGATACTTTGAGATGAAAGGAATTTTTAGATTCTTATCCGGGATTATGGGTATTACCTGGCTATTATGGGGTGGTTGTAGACCTACAATAAAGGAACATGACCAATCTCTGTCGGATATAACAATAATCGATTTAGATAGTTTGGAGGAAGCAGATCTTTTGTTATCTCATCACCGAGTGGATTCTTTGAGGAAATTTGCTTTCCAGGGGCATGTTATGACTGTTGCGGATGGGTGGCCCGATAGTTTACGGGTAATTAAGTTGGAGACTTCGGCGGATTGTTTGCTCGGAGCAATAAAGAAAATCCGCTTTGTAGATTCTTTGATTTTTATAAGTGATTATAACGATCATCTCTATGTGTTTGATAGTTCTGGGAGTTTTCGGAATTCAATCGGTGAATTAGGTCGGGCTCCCAATCAGGTAGTTGCCTTGAGTAGTTTTTATGTGGATAGAAAGAGGAAAGTAGTTGGAGTGTATGATGGCTATAGCGATTGTATTCATAGATATGCATTCGATGGAATAAAGCAAGATAAAATATCCTGTAGGAATGAGGTAAATGGCTATATTCTCGATGTCAATCAAATAGATGACAATGAAATATTGTTGACCTTATCATCCGGTGTCGGCGATTTGTACAATTATGCAGTGGTTTCAGCTAAAGATTATAAATTGAAAGAATATATTCTTCCTTATAATTTAAGATATCTTGAAAATTCTAGTCGGGGAGAACTATCGTGTCTTGCTCAGCCTAACGGACAACTTTGGTTGACAGCTCTGTTGTCGGATACCATATATGAGTATAAAGCGGGAAAAATGTTGTCACGATTTGTAGTGAAATCTGATTGTATGTCTCTAAATGATCGGGTCTTTGAAAGTCATAAAGAATGGATTTCTCCTGCTCATGCATCGGCTTTTTTACGTGATAATGGGTATTCTCAGGGGCTGATGGCAATATGGGCAACTGATCAATATTTGCAATTCGATCTTTCCTATAAAGATGCCGGATACAGTGTCTATTATGATTATCTGAATCACAAAGGATATAAATCGAAACAGTATTCCCGTGGTAATGTTTTAATGCCCGGCCGGTTTCTGACAACCACTTCGGATGCTTTTGTGAGTTATGTTACAGCTTATGATTTTATTCATCAGCCGGAGGGTTGTATCGATGTCGACCGCCCCTTGTGGCGGGATTTGAGAGAACGGACGATGGAGGACGATAATCCGATATTGCTGTTGTATTATATTCGAAAGTAA
- a CDS encoding 6-bladed beta-propeller — MLRLLKFLLLFSLFFVSCRSKNKVEQPMIKDFDLLQRANNDYTTIDLEHAEELAYRELIDSIRYISLGDECGVMGNIANIITYKGRFYIQEEQFDRVFIYDDTGRCLKKIDNKGRGPGEYLRIESIDINTEKEELMLVDGMSDKLFFYDLDGNFKSIHSIRYFQTENTLCLRDSVFLHISAPSQNFGNEGLYGYALVLSKGNENFLKGYRYLPLQVGYKGGGQIFKGYERSCYHPIYSDTIYQILSDTTYGPIFYFKIKNSSWEKYHNSDRFVDIDGSEEGVFTLLYENQDFFLGYIADKKKKGNYMQPFLYDKMKDKTYLLRWCDYYEHLKELDYFEGYEARGIFEDYFIAHVSFSTLDQYNIFERVKDGALKITNPELERVIQNLNTDSNPVLILTKFKHL, encoded by the coding sequence ATGCTTAGATTACTTAAATTTTTGTTATTATTTTCTTTATTTTTTGTCTCCTGTCGTTCAAAAAATAAAGTCGAACAACCAATGATTAAAGATTTTGATTTATTACAGCGTGCTAATAATGATTATACTACAATAGATTTAGAACATGCGGAAGAATTGGCCTATCGTGAACTTATTGATAGTATTCGTTATATATCCTTAGGAGATGAATGTGGAGTAATGGGAAATATTGCCAATATAATTACTTATAAAGGACGTTTTTATATTCAGGAAGAGCAGTTCGATCGGGTTTTTATTTATGACGATACTGGTAGATGTTTAAAAAAGATAGATAATAAAGGACGTGGTCCGGGCGAATATTTAAGAATAGAATCTATAGATATAAATACGGAAAAAGAGGAACTGATGCTCGTTGATGGTATGTCGGATAAACTTTTTTTTTATGATTTAGACGGGAATTTTAAATCTATTCATTCCATACGGTATTTTCAAACAGAGAATACTCTATGTTTAAGAGATAGTGTATTTCTTCATATATCTGCTCCTTCTCAAAATTTTGGAAATGAGGGATTATATGGATATGCTTTGGTATTGTCAAAAGGTAATGAAAATTTTCTTAAAGGGTATCGTTATTTACCTCTTCAAGTAGGATATAAGGGAGGAGGGCAAATCTTTAAAGGATATGAACGTTCATGTTATCATCCAATCTATTCAGATACAATTTATCAAATATTATCCGATACAACTTATGGACCGATTTTCTATTTTAAAATAAAAAATTCAAGTTGGGAAAAGTATCATAATTCAGATAGATTTGTTGATATAGATGGAAGTGAAGAAGGAGTGTTTACGTTACTTTACGAAAATCAGGATTTTTTTCTAGGATACATAGCCGATAAAAAAAAGAAAGGTAATTATATGCAGCCTTTTTTGTATGATAAAATGAAAGATAAGACTTATCTATTGAGGTGGTGCGATTATTATGAACATTTGAAGGAACTCGACTACTTTGAGGGATATGAGGCACGCGGAATATTTGAAGATTACTTTATTGCTCACGTAAGTTTTTCGACTCTTGATCAATATAATATATTCGAGCGCGTGAAAGATGGGGCTCTTAAAATTACAAATCCGGAGTTGGAAAGAGTAATCCAGAATTTGAATACAGATTCGAATCCGGTTTTGATCCTGACGAAGTTTAAACATTTATGA
- a CDS encoding 6-bladed beta-propeller, whose protein sequence is MINLKRKIIILSLIFFVYLLFSCGRKNDGGIGDIRKIDLAGLSVYNPFIKGNQLDSIKIVKLATDTNCLLGGIIKVIIEDSLIFIRDANEKLFVFDLNGKFRNMIGVMGNGPLEYTSLSDFYVNCQKKFVCILDRIKGKIYRYTFDGQYIEEFDCDRSVFNNVIDIHYVGENKLLLNMNNHIGTLYNYALVNESSYKLEQFLHPYPVVSRERISNGMLPTVVYGNGNIFYTVLLSDTIYTIQDGESRPIYLYEGGLKHINYEALQQETPYQSIFEAEMKLIKKGYSGGLLQLFQLKDHLYFEICQGEECWNIFWNLKEQTGFKYNSCLPGIRIFPGKVQTVYENYIVRSISALDLKTEYFRKHNFKDSRIDAVSREVLEDDNPVLLFYYVNTERLKK, encoded by the coding sequence ATGATTAATTTAAAGAGGAAAATAATAATATTGTCCTTGATCTTTTTTGTATATCTCTTATTTTCATGTGGGAGAAAAAATGATGGGGGGATAGGAGATATACGGAAAATAGACTTGGCCGGTTTATCTGTTTATAATCCTTTTATTAAAGGAAATCAGCTTGACAGTATCAAAATAGTAAAATTAGCTACAGATACGAATTGTTTACTTGGAGGGATAATAAAGGTTATAATTGAAGATTCACTGATCTTTATCAGAGATGCTAATGAGAAATTATTTGTTTTTGATTTGAATGGGAAATTCCGGAATATGATAGGGGTTATGGGAAATGGTCCGCTGGAATATACTTCATTATCAGATTTTTATGTTAATTGTCAAAAGAAATTTGTTTGCATTTTGGATCGGATTAAGGGTAAGATTTATCGTTATACTTTTGACGGTCAGTATATAGAGGAGTTTGATTGTGACCGAAGTGTTTTTAATAATGTTATCGATATTCACTATGTGGGAGAGAACAAATTGTTGTTGAATATGAATAATCATATCGGTACGCTTTATAACTATGCTCTGGTAAATGAAAGTAGTTATAAGCTTGAACAATTCTTACACCCTTATCCTGTAGTGTCAAGAGAGCGTATTTCTAATGGAATGCTACCGACAGTCGTATATGGTAACGGAAATATTTTTTATACAGTATTGTTGTCCGATACAATTTATACTATACAGGATGGAGAAAGCAGACCGATTTATTTGTATGAAGGAGGATTAAAACATATTAATTATGAAGCCTTACAGCAGGAAACTCCTTACCAAAGTATTTTTGAGGCGGAGATGAAGCTTATAAAAAAAGGTTATTCAGGAGGACTGTTACAATTATTTCAGTTAAAGGATCATTTATATTTTGAAATTTGCCAGGGGGAAGAATGTTGGAATATTTTTTGGAATCTGAAGGAGCAAACAGGATTTAAATATAATAGCTGTCTTCCTGGAATAAGGATCTTTCCAGGTAAAGTTCAAACTGTATATGAGAATTACATTGTTCGCAGTATATCTGCCTTAGATCTGAAAACGGAATATTTCAGAAAGCATAATTTTAAGGATAGTAGAATCGATGCGGTTAGCCGGGAAGTGTTGGAAGATGATAATCCTGTTCTGTTGTTTTATTATGTAAATACAGAAAGATTGAAAAAGTGA
- a CDS encoding 6-bladed beta-propeller, producing MEEKDLVTYPVRLEYLRKIEVGGSVFEVADKWPDSVEIVKLETAQECLMGVVKRIYVVDSLLFISDSNEKLFVFDRSGKFRNTIGTLGRGNDELLSMVDFCVDALKRNVYVFDLLRKKIFKYDFQGHLLDKLRFENEVVNHTGHIYWMPDGNIVAELDYFPGSNYHYAILDRNNDYQVKNYACPYGIPSTLPVAFDHTMQSCRGDHCWMLTLLSDTIYRYADGEIVPAMVVKSNARPVTAEVLSGQNWETAFHADADLLRWGYSTGISKIWATDRFLYFTYRDMKDWYVVCWDRITCKGYKYKQYPRGNIFMPGGFIATCADAFIGAVSALDFLTPPEGVGGKERAQWKEWIKGIQEDDNPILLLYYVRK from the coding sequence TTGGAAGAGAAGGACCTTGTCACTTACCCTGTCAGGTTAGAATATTTACGAAAGATTGAGGTTGGCGGCAGCGTTTTTGAAGTGGCGGATAAATGGCCGGATAGTGTAGAGATTGTGAAATTAGAGACAGCTCAGGAATGTCTGATGGGAGTTGTAAAACGGATTTATGTCGTGGATAGTTTGTTATTTATCAGTGATTCTAATGAAAAATTATTTGTTTTTGACAGATCGGGAAAATTTAGAAATACGATAGGAACTTTGGGGCGAGGAAATGATGAGTTGTTGTCTATGGTTGATTTTTGTGTAGATGCTTTAAAACGGAACGTATATGTTTTTGATCTATTGAGAAAGAAAATTTTCAAATATGATTTTCAAGGTCATTTGCTTGACAAGCTACGTTTTGAAAATGAGGTGGTAAATCATACCGGCCATATTTATTGGATGCCGGATGGAAATATAGTGGCAGAATTGGACTATTTTCCCGGAAGTAATTATCATTATGCCATATTGGACCGGAATAACGATTATCAGGTAAAAAATTATGCCTGTCCGTATGGCATTCCTTCGACTCTGCCGGTAGCTTTCGATCATACGATGCAAAGTTGCCGGGGAGATCATTGTTGGATGCTGACTTTATTATCCGATACGATCTATAGATATGCCGATGGGGAAATTGTGCCGGCAATGGTTGTAAAATCGAATGCCAGACCTGTAACTGCAGAAGTACTTTCCGGACAAAATTGGGAAACGGCTTTCCATGCTGATGCGGATTTGCTGCGTTGGGGATATTCGACAGGCATTTCGAAAATTTGGGCTACCGATCGTTTCCTTTATTTTACATATAGAGATATGAAAGACTGGTATGTTGTCTGTTGGGACCGGATAACCTGTAAAGGTTATAAGTACAAACAATATCCGCGGGGAAATATATTTATGCCAGGTGGTTTTATAGCAACATGCGCAGATGCTTTTATTGGTGCTGTTTCTGCTCTTGATTTTCTTACTCCGCCTGAGGGAGTTGGGGGAAAAGAGAGGGCTCAATGGAAAGAGTGGATTAAAGGGATACAGGAAGACGATAATCCGATATTGTTGTTGTATTATGTTCGTAAATAA
- a CDS encoding O-antigen ligase family protein — translation MADGKINRPYGGVLLLGIFLTPLLSLGHDYADGIITAKYFRFAEVVGIGLLLTWMVAWKRNFQFCFRWVDVGVVLFALYGVGSFLLNDFRGETQTLLLILLVGLYFVCRGLGGWKVSQRLLFTFVLLLAGSIEAIWGFLQVYGWADQYHSLYRLTGSFFNPGPYSGFLAVILPVALHTLLGPKPLCRVDKIVYGLGVICLVSIILVLPAGMSRSAWVAAGAGCGVVVWRQKRSREYVRRGIGRIGRGWKRCWLGGILLLGLSIGGGLYLLKKDSADGRLLVWKMDLAVMRSQPWLGVGIGRYPGALGEAQAVYFANSPADPREEYVADAPEYGFNEFLQLGGEYGLIGLCLFLSITGIASGGLFKRNTQQTGGVSGALSAFLVFACFSYPLHMLPMAMLFVLLLAWSVNVGAKGVRIRRWAGQILWLPVMVLGLVAAWRLTEKETAYKTWKTARAYFRQGDYQEALNRYTPLFSALSDRPAFVFEFGECQFQNAQYGNATAIFLWAAELSADPMVYNKLGKNYQALKQYDRAEKAYVQAAHMIPHRIYPLYLLALLYREMGDMEKARDMARQVIDQEPKVWSPAVEEMKTEMKQL, via the coding sequence ATGGCAGATGGGAAAATAAATAGACCGTATGGGGGAGTCTTGTTATTGGGAATCTTTTTAACTCCTTTGTTATCGTTAGGTCATGATTATGCTGATGGTATAATTACCGCCAAATATTTCCGTTTTGCAGAAGTTGTCGGGATTGGTTTATTGCTGACATGGATGGTGGCATGGAAACGGAATTTTCAATTCTGTTTCAGATGGGTGGATGTCGGTGTGGTGCTGTTCGCTTTGTATGGGGTGGGAAGTTTTTTGTTGAATGATTTCAGGGGAGAAACGCAAACGTTGTTATTGATATTATTAGTGGGACTGTATTTTGTGTGTCGGGGTTTGGGAGGATGGAAGGTTTCTCAGAGGTTGCTTTTTACCTTTGTTTTATTGCTCGCCGGGAGCATCGAAGCGATATGGGGATTTTTACAGGTATACGGTTGGGCTGATCAATACCATAGCTTATACCGCTTGACCGGGAGTTTTTTTAATCCGGGCCCCTACAGCGGTTTTCTGGCGGTGATATTACCGGTGGCTTTGCATACTCTGTTAGGGCCGAAGCCTCTTTGCCGGGTTGATAAAATCGTGTACGGACTCGGAGTTATTTGTTTGGTTTCGATCATCCTGGTTTTACCGGCCGGCATGAGCCGGAGTGCCTGGGTGGCTGCCGGAGCCGGTTGCGGAGTTGTTGTGTGGAGGCAGAAACGCTCGAGGGAATACGTTAGGAGGGGAATAGGGCGGATAGGACGAGGTTGGAAAAGATGTTGGCTGGGGGGTATTTTATTACTGGGATTATCGATCGGGGGTGGATTGTATTTGCTGAAAAAGGATTCCGCCGATGGACGTTTGTTGGTATGGAAAATGGATCTGGCGGTGATGCGTTCCCAACCTTGGCTAGGTGTCGGTATCGGTCGGTATCCGGGTGCTTTAGGAGAAGCTCAGGCGGTTTATTTTGCAAACAGTCCTGCAGATCCGCGGGAAGAATATGTGGCTGATGCTCCTGAATATGGTTTCAATGAGTTTTTGCAATTGGGAGGTGAATATGGTTTGATCGGTTTGTGCTTGTTTTTATCGATAACGGGTATAGCGTCGGGAGGGCTGTTTAAAAGGAACACGCAGCAAACCGGTGGAGTATCGGGCGCTTTAAGCGCATTTCTGGTATTCGCTTGTTTTTCCTATCCTTTGCATATGTTACCGATGGCGATGCTGTTTGTGCTGTTATTGGCGTGGAGTGTGAATGTCGGTGCGAAAGGAGTAAGGATAAGACGCTGGGCAGGACAAATCCTGTGGTTACCGGTTATGGTACTGGGGCTTGTTGCTGCCTGGAGATTGACAGAAAAGGAAACCGCCTATAAAACATGGAAAACCGCAAGGGCTTATTTCCGTCAGGGAGATTATCAAGAGGCTTTAAACCGGTATACACCTTTATTTTCTGCCCTATCCGACCGGCCGGCTTTTGTGTTCGAGTTTGGCGAATGTCAATTTCAAAACGCCCAATATGGAAATGCGACGGCGATTTTTTTGTGGGCGGCGGAACTCAGTGCCGATCCGATGGTGTATAATAAGCTCGGGAAAAACTATCAGGCCCTGAAACAATATGACCGGGCCGAGAAAGCTTATGTCCAGGCTGCTCATATGATTCCCCATCGCATTTATCCGCTTTACCTGCTGGCTTTATTGTACCGGGAAATGGGAGATATGGAAAAGGCCCGTGATATGGCCCGGCAGGTAATCGACCAAGAACCCAAAGTGTGGTCACCTGCAGTGGAAGAAATGAAGACAGAAATGAAACAATTATAA
- a CDS encoding transglutaminase domain-containing protein, which yields MMKILYFYLSGLLLLWSSCQRPTMLDFALRYAGENRVELEKVLDHYRNDSLKYRAAVFLIGNMPYHYFYTGAQLDSLRQGYRWMQRTGLSAKAVKHKLWKTFGEPDVRRWTKRNDARSVTADFLIRHIDYVFGVWEKRPWASYYSFEDFCEFVLPYRIEREPLEFWQEAYVRRYGRLCDSLCAVNPDVVFVASALNDHLRAEQNWYASSDLSFVEYGALQLLDERFGGCRELSGFNVALFRALGIPCGIDRVVQNPHRIGSHMWTFMVDTDGRKLPYLWNY from the coding sequence ATGATGAAAATCCTATATTTTTACTTATCTGGCTTGTTGTTGCTGTGGAGTAGCTGTCAGCGGCCGACGATGCTCGATTTTGCGTTGCGGTATGCCGGGGAAAACCGCGTGGAACTGGAAAAGGTACTCGACCACTACCGGAATGATTCGCTGAAGTATAGGGCGGCCGTTTTTTTGATCGGGAATATGCCTTATCATTATTTCTATACAGGTGCGCAGTTGGATAGCCTCAGGCAAGGATACCGGTGGATGCAACGGACCGGACTAAGTGCCAAAGCGGTCAAACACAAATTGTGGAAGACTTTCGGCGAGCCTGATGTCAGGAGGTGGACGAAACGCAACGATGCCCGGTCGGTTACGGCCGATTTCCTTATCCGGCATATCGATTATGTATTCGGGGTGTGGGAGAAGCGGCCCTGGGCTTCGTATTATTCTTTCGAAGATTTTTGCGAATTTGTCCTGCCTTACCGGATTGAAAGGGAACCCCTGGAATTTTGGCAAGAGGCGTATGTACGGCGTTACGGACGGTTGTGCGACTCGCTCTGTGCCGTGAATCCGGATGTGGTGTTTGTCGCTTCGGCTCTGAACGATCACTTACGGGCCGAGCAGAATTGGTATGCATCTTCCGATTTGTCGTTTGTGGAATATGGAGCCTTGCAGTTACTGGACGAACGATTCGGAGGTTGCCGGGAGTTGTCGGGGTTCAATGTGGCCCTGTTCCGGGCATTGGGGATCCCTTGCGGAATCGACCGGGTGGTGCAGAATCCCCACCGGATCGGTTCGCATATGTGGACATTTATGGTGGATACCGACGGACGAAAGCTTCCCTACCTGTGGAATTACTGA
- a CDS encoding glycoside hydrolase family 97 protein, with translation MVKKIVGTGVLLVLALALQAGVKMYTLKSPDGKVKLEVTAGQGIAYSLFYDGRLLLKPSRIALHTDLPEADHWENIRITGTKQRHVSETVQAPFYRVKEFGIDCNELELRLNNGFSLLMRAYNDGMAYRFVAGRKGEMTVVEERAEFNFADDFEAYIPYSTNPKDPWNMAFQNFYTKAPLTQYNTELPAFLPLTVDAGAVKLTLLESDLEAYPGMFVCGDGKTPALKGVFAAYPQETFKNKWRCQETVKTRRPYIARVAGKCTFPWRIMAVTAEDTQMPVNHLVYALAAPNRIGDYNWIKPGKVAWEWWNDWGISGVDFKVGINTPTYKHYIDFAAEQGIEYVVLDEGWSDPKQGDIMTTVPEIDLPELAEYARNKGVGLILWAVMNVLDEQLEKACRYYAGMGIKGFKVDFLDRDDQKAVEMVYRIAETTAKYKLFVDFHGMYKPTGINRTFPNAINFEGVFGMEELKWSNPDMPLYDVTMPFIRMMAGNVDYTQGAMRNAVKKDFRDIYSSPMSQGTRCHQLATYIVFDSPLVMLCDAPTAYRKEPECTRFIAGLPVVADETRILQGKMGEYIVTARRVGEDWIVGGLTDWEARTVDLDLSFLPEGMFRAEIFCDGINADKKGEDYRHEYRDVKREDRLKMQLAPGGGFAIRLKKNHN, from the coding sequence ATGGTAAAAAAAATCGTTGGAACAGGAGTATTACTTGTCCTGGCTTTGGCGTTGCAAGCCGGAGTGAAAATGTATACTTTAAAGTCGCCGGACGGTAAAGTGAAACTCGAAGTGACTGCCGGACAGGGGATAGCTTATTCACTTTTCTATGATGGCCGGCTTTTATTAAAACCTTCCCGGATAGCCCTTCATACCGACCTGCCGGAAGCCGATCATTGGGAAAATATCCGTATAACGGGAACAAAACAGAGGCATGTGTCGGAGACGGTACAGGCTCCGTTCTATCGGGTGAAGGAGTTCGGAATCGATTGTAATGAACTCGAACTCCGGTTGAACAATGGTTTTTCACTGCTGATGCGGGCCTATAACGATGGTATGGCCTATCGGTTCGTGGCCGGCCGGAAAGGAGAGATGACAGTGGTGGAGGAGAGGGCCGAATTTAATTTTGCTGATGATTTCGAAGCCTATATACCGTATTCTACCAATCCGAAAGATCCCTGGAATATGGCTTTTCAAAATTTTTACACCAAAGCTCCTCTTACACAATATAATACAGAGTTACCTGCTTTTTTACCCTTGACTGTGGATGCCGGTGCGGTGAAACTGACCTTACTGGAATCCGATTTGGAAGCTTATCCGGGCATGTTCGTCTGTGGAGATGGAAAAACGCCGGCTTTGAAAGGGGTGTTTGCAGCCTATCCTCAGGAAACGTTTAAGAATAAGTGGCGTTGTCAGGAGACGGTGAAAACCCGCAGGCCTTATATTGCGCGGGTAGCCGGTAAATGTACCTTTCCCTGGAGAATTATGGCAGTGACTGCAGAAGATACTCAGATGCCGGTGAATCATCTGGTGTATGCGCTGGCCGCTCCCAACCGGATCGGTGATTACAACTGGATAAAACCCGGGAAAGTGGCCTGGGAATGGTGGAACGACTGGGGGATCAGCGGAGTGGATTTTAAAGTAGGAATCAATACGCCGACTTATAAACATTATATCGACTTTGCTGCGGAACAAGGAATCGAATATGTGGTGCTCGACGAAGGTTGGTCGGATCCCAAACAGGGAGATATCATGACCACTGTTCCGGAGATCGATTTACCGGAATTGGCCGAATATGCCCGCAACAAAGGGGTCGGACTGATTCTGTGGGCGGTGATGAACGTGCTGGACGAGCAGCTCGAAAAGGCTTGCCGGTATTATGCCGGTATGGGGATTAAGGGCTTCAAAGTCGACTTCCTCGACCGGGATGATCAGAAAGCGGTAGAGATGGTTTACCGGATCGCGGAAACTACTGCAAAATATAAGCTGTTCGTGGATTTTCACGGTATGTATAAACCGACCGGAATCAACCGTACTTTCCCGAATGCGATCAATTTCGAAGGAGTATTCGGCATGGAGGAACTGAAATGGAGTAATCCCGATATGCCTTTGTACGACGTAACTATGCCTTTTATTCGTATGATGGCCGGGAATGTGGATTATACCCAGGGAGCTATGCGGAATGCAGTGAAAAAGGACTTCAGGGATATTTACAGTAGCCCGATGAGTCAGGGGACCCGTTGTCATCAACTGGCTACTTATATCGTGTTCGACAGTCCGTTGGTGATGCTGTGTGATGCCCCCACCGCCTATCGCAAGGAACCCGAATGTACCCGCTTTATCGCCGGTTTACCCGTTGTGGCCGATGAAACCCGGATATTGCAGGGGAAAATGGGAGAATATATCGTTACTGCCCGGCGGGTGGGGGAAGACTGGATCGTCGGAGGACTGACCGATTGGGAAGCACGCACGGTGGATTTGGATTTGAGTTTCTTGCCGGAAGGGATGTTCCGGGCTGAAATTTTCTGCGACGGTATAAATGCGGATAAAAAGGGAGAGGATTACCGGCATGAATATCGTGATGTAAAAAGAGAGGATCGGTTGAAGATGCAACTTGCTCCGGGAGGAGGATTTGCTATCAGGTTGAAGAAAAATCATAACTGA
- a CDS encoding transposase — MYLTDLEEIQRQVFKKILNLQKRKRKYDLREIWNVVFYFVKTGCQWRMPPSHFASWGLFITISEIGFLNLLMNNL, encoded by the coding sequence ATGTATTTAACAGATTTAGAAGAAATACAAAGACAAGTTTTCAAGAAAATCTTGAACTTGCAAAAAAGAAAACGAAAATATGATTTGCGTGAAATATGGAATGTCGTTTTCTACTTCGTGAAGACGGGTTGCCAATGGCGTATGCCCCCTTCTCATTTCGCTTCCTGGGGACTGTTTATTACTATTAGCGAAATAGGCTTTCTTAATTTGTTAATGAACAACTTATGA